Proteins from a genomic interval of Phycisphaerae bacterium:
- a CDS encoding HEAT repeat domain-containing protein: MRPRGASRACVGVVGLSFLALFAPPAQADTFHLKGGGQVEGQVLEDRGEALRVRTTIGTVDLDKEQIVKQIAGPSPWERYDVEKKRYTNTASDQFRLAQWCAKNGLRSEEIDHLRRVIKLDPEHAAARKALGFVKDKGQWVKRPVRPPPDPAQRQAKKQAKSDDEKIRRIVAEWFVQVQAIHRGRLEGEVDPTTKRFRDGREQILSIREPLALPAITTILSAGTDLVRRLMVESLAQFDVDEATMNLVVVTLLDPSPAIRKAAAIELVERNDPRIVGTLLDALNNGEEFVLRNAATALGFLKAGEAVEDLIAHLSIETRQSVLVSGPVYLDSIWHVFGRSRQYWWGDDPFWYQPACIGCLGPGTLIGTTTWREVHWVSIHRTEVQEALIAITGQNLGFDAEAWRLWWKQNGKK; this comes from the coding sequence ATGAGACCGCGCGGAGCTAGTCGGGCGTGCGTCGGGGTGGTCGGGCTTTCGTTCCTGGCCCTATTCGCGCCGCCTGCGCAAGCCGACACCTTCCACCTCAAAGGCGGCGGTCAGGTCGAGGGTCAGGTGCTCGAAGACCGCGGCGAGGCGCTGCGGGTACGGACGACCATCGGCACGGTCGACCTCGACAAGGAGCAAATCGTCAAACAAATCGCAGGCCCGTCGCCGTGGGAGCGCTACGACGTCGAGAAGAAACGCTACACGAACACGGCCTCCGATCAATTCCGCCTTGCCCAGTGGTGTGCGAAGAACGGCCTGCGTTCCGAAGAAATCGATCACCTCCGCCGGGTTATCAAGCTCGACCCCGAGCACGCCGCGGCGCGCAAGGCGCTGGGTTTCGTCAAGGACAAGGGGCAGTGGGTGAAGCGACCGGTGCGCCCGCCGCCTGATCCCGCCCAGCGCCAGGCGAAAAAGCAGGCCAAGTCCGACGACGAAAAGATCCGCAGGATCGTCGCCGAGTGGTTCGTGCAGGTGCAGGCGATCCATCGCGGCCGACTCGAGGGCGAGGTCGATCCGACGACCAAGCGCTTCCGCGACGGTCGCGAGCAGATTCTTTCGATCCGCGAGCCGTTGGCCCTACCGGCTATCACGACCATCCTCAGCGCGGGTACCGACCTTGTCCGGCGGCTGATGGTCGAATCCCTGGCGCAGTTCGACGTCGACGAGGCCACGATGAACCTCGTCGTCGTCACGCTGCTGGACCCCTCCCCGGCGATCCGCAAGGCGGCGGCGATCGAACTCGTTGAGCGCAACGATCCGCGGATTGTCGGCACGCTGCTTGACGCCTTGAATAATGGCGAGGAATTTGTGTTGCGCAACGCGGCGACCGCCCTCGGCTTTTTGAAGGCCGGGGAGGCCGTCGAGGACCTCATCGCTCACCTCTCCATTGAGACGCGGCAGAGCGTGCTCGTCTCCGGCCCGGTCTACCTGGACAGCATCTGGCACGTCTTTGGCCGCTCGCGGCAATACTGGTGGGGCGACGACCCCTTCTGGTACCAGCCCGCGTGCATCGGCTGCCTCGGCCCCGGGACGCTCATCGGCACGACGACGTGGCGCGAGGTGCACTGGGTCTCCATCCACCGGACGGAGGTGCAGGAGGCGCTGATCGCGATCACCGGCCAAAACCTGGGCTTCGACGCGGAGGCATGGCGGTTGTGGTGGAAGCAGAACGGGAAGAAGTAA
- the pdhA gene encoding pyruvate dehydrogenase (acetyl-transferring) E1 component subunit alpha: MPRGKIELCNKVESLSILDPDGNVDAALDPKLEPHELRKLLRGLLVARRYDERMLKLQRQGRIGTYGPALGQEAASLGPAYVLAKTDWFVPSFREPAAMIYRGWPIEKLILWWGGNEYGATVPKDLRDLPICVPVSSQCLYAAGVAWGCKLRKDGSAVICFLGDGGTSEGDFHEAMNVAGTFKLPLVFVIQNNQWAISLPRAKQCASATLAQKCLGYGFDGIQADGNDILAMIVAAGEGLARAKSGGGPTLIEAITYRLGVHTTADDPKKYRKDEEVEEWKARDPLSRFYKYLKKRQIMDDKARDLLEEEISREITEAIEKAEKFEPNVTEPFQHCFATLPNHLEAQLAEFQAYLEVGSNGDGNSTGQDSQVYRSVH; this comes from the coding sequence GTGCCGCGAGGAAAGATTGAGCTTTGCAACAAGGTCGAGTCGCTCTCGATCCTGGACCCGGACGGAAACGTCGATGCGGCCCTGGATCCGAAGCTGGAGCCGCACGAGCTGCGCAAGCTCCTCCGCGGTTTGCTTGTCGCCCGGCGCTACGACGAACGGATGCTCAAGCTCCAGCGCCAGGGGCGGATCGGGACGTATGGACCGGCCCTGGGTCAGGAGGCGGCCTCGCTGGGACCGGCCTATGTGTTGGCGAAGACCGATTGGTTCGTGCCGTCGTTTCGCGAGCCGGCGGCGATGATCTATCGCGGCTGGCCGATCGAAAAGCTCATCCTCTGGTGGGGCGGCAACGAGTACGGCGCGACCGTGCCGAAGGACCTGCGTGACCTGCCGATCTGTGTGCCGGTCTCGAGCCAGTGTCTCTACGCGGCGGGAGTGGCGTGGGGCTGCAAGCTGCGCAAGGACGGATCGGCGGTCATCTGCTTCCTCGGCGACGGCGGTACGAGTGAAGGAGATTTCCACGAGGCGATGAACGTGGCGGGGACGTTCAAGCTGCCGCTGGTTTTTGTCATTCAGAATAATCAATGGGCGATCTCGCTGCCGCGTGCGAAACAGTGCGCGTCGGCGACGCTGGCGCAAAAGTGTCTGGGGTACGGTTTTGACGGCATTCAGGCCGACGGCAATGACATCCTGGCCATGATCGTCGCGGCCGGTGAGGGTCTTGCCCGGGCCAAGAGCGGCGGGGGGCCGACGCTGATCGAGGCGATCACCTACCGACTGGGCGTGCATACGACGGCGGACGACCCCAAGAAGTACCGCAAGGACGAAGAGGTGGAGGAGTGGAAGGCCCGCGACCCGCTGTCGCGGTTTTACAAGTATCTGAAGAAGCGACAGATCATGGACGACAAGGCCCGCGATCTTTTGGAAGAGGAAATCTCCAGGGAGATCACCGAGGCGATCGAAAAGGCAGAGAAGTTCGAGCCCAACGTGACCGAGCCGTTCCAGCATTGTTTTGCGACGCTGCCGAACCACCTGGAAGCGCAGTTGGCGGAGTTTCAGGCCTACCTGGAGGTGGGGTCGAACGGCGACGGCAACTCCACCGGGCAGGACTCGCAGGTGTACCGAAGCGTCCACTAA
- a CDS encoding alpha-ketoacid dehydrogenase subunit beta has translation MAQLTMAKALNLAMREAMLEDPTTIILGQDVGQDEGVFRITEGLLKEFGAERVVDFPVAESAIAGVAIGLCFAGFRPIAEMQFSGFGYHAFHQIENHASRFRNRTRGRYTCPMVVRMPYGGGIRAIEHHSESREAIWAHLPGLKVVIPSGPRNARALLRASIFDPDPVIFYEPKACYRAFKEEVPDEPETMEIGKAQIVREGHDVTIVSYGASMRPVLEAAEELEEEHQIDAELVDLLSLVPMDTQTITESVKKTGRCVVVHEAPRNCGPAAEIIARIVENAMMFLEAPIQRVTGYDLVLPFFNLERPYMPDSRKIVTAAREVVGY, from the coding sequence ATGGCACAATTGACGATGGCAAAAGCCCTCAACCTCGCCATGCGCGAGGCGATGCTGGAAGACCCGACGACGATCATCCTGGGACAGGACGTCGGTCAGGACGAGGGCGTCTTTCGCATTACCGAAGGGCTCCTGAAGGAATTCGGCGCGGAGCGAGTCGTGGATTTCCCCGTGGCGGAGTCGGCGATCGCCGGGGTGGCGATCGGCCTGTGCTTCGCGGGATTCCGGCCGATCGCCGAAATGCAGTTCTCCGGCTTCGGCTACCACGCCTTTCACCAAATCGAAAACCACGCCAGCCGGTTTCGCAATCGCACACGCGGTCGTTACACGTGCCCAATGGTCGTGCGGATGCCGTACGGCGGTGGGATTCGGGCGATCGAGCACCACAGCGAAAGCCGCGAGGCAATCTGGGCACACCTGCCCGGGCTGAAAGTTGTGATTCCCTCCGGACCCCGCAATGCGCGGGCGCTCCTGCGGGCGTCAATCTTCGATCCGGACCCGGTCATCTTTTACGAACCGAAGGCGTGTTACCGCGCCTTTAAGGAAGAAGTGCCCGACGAGCCCGAGACGATGGAGATCGGCAAGGCGCAGATTGTCCGCGAAGGTCACGACGTCACGATTGTTTCGTACGGCGCGTCGATGCGGCCGGTCTTGGAGGCCGCCGAGGAATTAGAAGAGGAGCACCAGATCGACGCTGAATTGGTCGACCTGCTCTCGCTCGTGCCCATGGACACCCAGACGATCACCGAATCGGTCAAGAAAACGGGCCGCTGCGTCGTGGTCCACGAGGCCCCGCGCAACTGCGGGCCCGCCGCGGAGATCATCGCCCGGATCGTCGAGAATGCGATGATGTTTCTCGAGGCGCCGATCCAGCGCGTCACGGGCTATGACCTCGTGCTGCCGTTCTTTAATCTGGAGCGGCCGTACATGCCCGATTCGCGGAAGATCGTCACGGCGGCGCGGGAAGTGGTCGGATATTAG
- a CDS encoding dihydrolipoamide acetyltransferase family protein, with amino-acid sequence MAKEFKLPDLGEGIHEAAIVNVNVAEGDTVKEDQMVMEVETDKAAVELPVPFAGKITKLNVKKGDTVKVGSVLLTVDGGDGEARGEENNAPASHRPAARRDEEETEEGQAEDTEETAEEPEEESERPPSREVPEPRRAAAGDEGPASRESGPIPAAPAIRRQAREMGIDLREVHGTGPGGRIVREDLERFQLAGPTGQGRRPTPKTAPPAEKPAAAKPVAEKPSAPSRAPAAPAAAPAPAEAMPDFSFWGPVRREAIPQIRKAIARAMVRSVTTIPHVTHADEVDITDLESFRREQSEIFADKGAKLTLTAFVVKAVAGALRQFPQFNASFDDAQAEIIFKDYVNIGIAVDSPKGLVVPVLRDADRKGLLTISKELKEIGDKARDFKLDIAEMRGGTFTVTNVGAMGGTMATPIINWPEVAILGMGKLDLKPVVRDGQIVARKILPLFLSFDHRVIDGADGARFIRAIMGYLENPLNLLLVS; translated from the coding sequence ATGGCGAAGGAATTCAAGCTACCGGACCTCGGCGAAGGCATCCACGAGGCGGCGATCGTCAATGTGAACGTCGCCGAGGGCGATACGGTCAAGGAAGATCAGATGGTGATGGAAGTGGAGACGGACAAGGCGGCCGTCGAGCTGCCCGTGCCGTTCGCGGGGAAGATCACCAAGCTAAACGTGAAAAAGGGCGACACCGTTAAGGTGGGCTCCGTGCTGCTGACGGTGGATGGCGGCGATGGGGAGGCACGAGGCGAGGAAAATAATGCGCCTGCGTCCCACCGGCCTGCCGCTCGGCGCGACGAGGAGGAAACGGAAGAAGGCCAGGCAGAAGATACCGAAGAGACAGCGGAAGAGCCGGAAGAAGAATCTGAGCGTCCGCCATCGCGCGAAGTCCCCGAACCGCGCCGCGCGGCTGCAGGAGACGAGGGCCCCGCCTCGCGCGAAAGCGGACCGATCCCCGCCGCACCGGCGATTCGGCGCCAGGCCCGCGAGATGGGTATCGATCTGCGCGAAGTCCACGGCACCGGTCCCGGCGGTCGAATCGTCCGCGAAGACCTCGAACGATTTCAACTTGCCGGACCGACCGGCCAGGGTCGAAGGCCCACCCCCAAGACCGCACCGCCTGCAGAGAAGCCCGCAGCGGCCAAGCCCGTTGCCGAGAAGCCATCGGCCCCATCACGTGCGCCGGCAGCGCCCGCAGCGGCGCCCGCTCCCGCGGAGGCCATGCCCGACTTTTCGTTCTGGGGACCCGTGAGGCGGGAGGCCATCCCGCAAATCCGCAAGGCGATCGCCCGTGCGATGGTCCGTTCGGTCACAACCATCCCGCACGTGACGCACGCGGACGAAGTGGACATTACCGACCTGGAGTCGTTCCGCCGGGAGCAGAGCGAGATCTTCGCGGACAAGGGAGCGAAGCTGACGCTGACGGCGTTTGTGGTGAAGGCGGTCGCAGGCGCCCTGCGTCAATTTCCCCAATTCAATGCGTCGTTTGACGATGCGCAAGCGGAGATCATTTTTAAGGACTACGTGAACATCGGGATTGCGGTGGACTCCCCCAAGGGCTTGGTCGTACCCGTCCTGCGCGACGCGGATCGCAAGGGGCTGCTGACGATCTCGAAGGAGTTGAAGGAGATTGGAGACAAGGCACGCGATTTCAAGCTCGACATCGCGGAGATGCGCGGCGGGACCTTTACGGTCACGAACGTCGGGGCCATGGGGGGGACAATGGCTACACCGATCATCAACTGGCCCGAGGTCGCCATCCTGGGCATGGGCAAGCTGGACCTCAAACCGGTCGTCCGAGACGGCCAGATTGTGGCCCGCAAGATCCTGCCGTTATTCCTGTCGTTCGATCATCGTGTGATCGACGGGGCCGATGGGGCCCGGTTTATCCGGGCGATCATGGGCTATCTGGAGAACCCCCTCAACCTGCTTCTGGTGTCATGA
- a CDS encoding methyltransferase domain-containing protein, whose product MTAHLHGDSRLLSQRNLEVFYQPNLRLSKATGLLGYNAGYAEAVGRGSFDQHQKDLVWRLLGMVPIGPESTVVDVGCGIGGPSGWIFERYRPARLIGIEYCVASVREAEARWSQRSRRPIFLQGDAVRLPIHDASVDVIFNLESALHYEDKPAFIRECRRILKPGGTLCLGDICTRRKTLFAVLGLLNHLPTQFSTHAKLWSPEQYADAFRAAGLHLERQEDVSRQSADSLRDGLAEISRAGWSAARGYRRRFFYLCAVERMLRRGWLTYDLFNIRRC is encoded by the coding sequence ATGACGGCGCACTTGCACGGTGATTCGCGGCTCCTTTCTCAGCGAAACCTGGAGGTTTTCTACCAACCAAACCTGCGCCTGTCCAAGGCGACGGGCCTGCTGGGTTATAACGCTGGCTATGCCGAGGCCGTCGGTCGCGGCTCGTTCGACCAGCACCAGAAGGATCTCGTCTGGCGGCTCCTGGGCATGGTCCCCATCGGCCCCGAAAGCACCGTCGTCGATGTCGGCTGCGGAATCGGCGGTCCCAGTGGTTGGATCTTTGAACGCTACCGGCCGGCGCGCCTGATCGGTATTGAATATTGCGTGGCAAGCGTTCGTGAGGCGGAGGCGCGATGGTCACAAAGGTCCCGGCGACCGATCTTTCTCCAGGGCGACGCCGTTCGCCTGCCCATTCACGACGCGTCGGTCGACGTGATCTTCAATCTTGAGTCCGCGCTGCATTATGAAGACAAGCCGGCCTTCATTCGCGAGTGCCGTCGAATCCTCAAGCCCGGCGGGACGTTGTGCCTGGGAGATATCTGCACGCGCCGCAAGACGCTTTTTGCCGTCCTGGGCCTCCTCAATCACCTGCCCACGCAGTTCAGCACCCACGCGAAACTCTGGTCGCCGGAACAATACGCGGATGCATTCCGCGCCGCCGGTTTGCACCTGGAAAGACAGGAAGATGTGTCGCGACAATCCGCGGATTCGCTTCGCGACGGGCTGGCCGAAATCAGCCGGGCCGGATGGTCGGCGGCTCGCGGATACCGCCGGAGATTCTTCTACCTGTGTGCCGTCGAACGAATGCTCCGCCGGGGATGGCTGACCTACGACCTGTTCAATATTCGTCGATGCTAA
- a CDS encoding alpha/beta hydrolase-fold protein produces the protein MTRRLALLLLLLCWSAPASAEPTPAKPLEFAVQFDPAVRSTPFTGRIILFLSDKLSGEPRASHSWLSRQPVFGQEVRDWKPGEVLHITNPDGFPFPLRELPKGRYAIQAVLHTNPDVPHSGTAEGNLYSKPAKRKLDPATSGVVPLRINQIVASRKSEMNLPLAKELRLKSKLLSSFHGRDIFLRAVVVLPEVYEKEPQRRFNAIYVIPGFGADHRGAAMYAQVLGISKEPFVRIGLDGVCPLGHHVYADSDNNGPWGAALVEELIPHLEKEFRLIPEPKARLLTGHSSGGWSSLWLQITYPDYFGGVWSTSPDSVNFHDFSGIDLYDPASNFFNDAKGQPRPIMREDGKVRLLLKDFARMEDVIGPGGQLHSFEAVFGPRGKDGRPLRLWDRKTGKIDADVVRAWRRFDIVDKLQREWPTVGPRLAGKITVIMGEEDNFYLEGATQRLKEALAKLGSDARVFMEPGKDHGTILFSPPFRAMLREMSNCVALPETQPARRQTP, from the coding sequence TGATCCCGCCGTCCGCTCTACGCCGTTCACCGGCCGGATCATCCTCTTCCTGTCGGACAAGCTCAGCGGCGAGCCGCGCGCTTCGCACTCGTGGCTCAGCCGGCAACCCGTCTTTGGCCAGGAGGTACGTGACTGGAAACCGGGCGAGGTGCTTCATATTACCAACCCGGACGGTTTTCCCTTCCCCCTCCGCGAGCTCCCCAAAGGGCGTTACGCGATCCAGGCGGTTCTGCACACCAACCCCGATGTGCCCCATTCCGGCACGGCCGAGGGCAATTTATACAGTAAGCCGGCCAAGCGCAAACTCGATCCCGCGACGTCGGGCGTCGTGCCCCTCCGCATCAATCAAATTGTGGCGTCCCGCAAATCGGAGATGAACCTTCCGCTGGCAAAGGAGCTCCGGCTTAAGAGCAAACTTCTCTCGAGTTTTCATGGGCGCGATATCTTTTTGCGGGCGGTGGTGGTCTTGCCGGAGGTGTATGAAAAAGAGCCCCAACGCCGGTTCAATGCGATCTACGTCATTCCCGGCTTCGGCGCCGACCATCGCGGAGCGGCGATGTATGCCCAAGTGCTGGGGATATCGAAGGAGCCCTTCGTACGGATCGGTCTCGACGGGGTGTGCCCGCTGGGCCATCACGTCTATGCCGACTCGGACAACAACGGCCCGTGGGGCGCCGCGCTGGTCGAGGAACTGATCCCGCATCTGGAGAAGGAATTCCGGCTCATCCCCGAACCGAAGGCGCGGCTCTTGACCGGACATTCATCGGGCGGCTGGAGCAGCCTGTGGCTGCAGATTACTTACCCGGACTATTTCGGCGGGGTGTGGTCCACCTCGCCGGATTCGGTGAACTTTCACGATTTCTCGGGGATCGATCTCTATGACCCGGCCTCCAATTTTTTCAACGACGCGAAGGGACAGCCGCGCCCGATCATGCGCGAAGACGGCAAGGTCCGGCTGCTCCTCAAGGACTTTGCGCGGATGGAGGACGTCATCGGACCCGGCGGTCAACTGCACTCCTTTGAGGCGGTCTTCGGCCCGCGCGGCAAGGACGGCAGGCCTCTTCGGCTCTGGGATCGAAAGACGGGAAAGATCGACGCCGATGTCGTCAGGGCCTGGCGACGTTTCGACATCGTGGACAAGCTCCAGCGCGAATGGCCCACGGTCGGCCCCAGGCTGGCGGGAAAAATTACTGTGATCATGGGCGAGGAAGATAATTTCTACCTCGAAGGAGCCACCCAGCGTCTAAAGGAAGCGTTGGCCAAACTCGGCAGCGATGCGCGTGTGTTTATGGAACCGGGCAAGGACCACGGCACGATCCTCTTTTCACCGCCATTTCGGGCCATGTTGCGGGAAATGAGCAATTGCGTCGCGTTACCGGAGACGCAACCGGCCCGCCGACAAACTCCTTGA